The genomic stretch GTTGCGCCATTTCCATTAAAAGGATTGCCGGATCTCCCGATCAACATTGACCTGCACACAATTAAAGAAAAGAATCCTAAAGCTGGAATACTCAACTTAATGGCACAGATTGAAAATGCAGTTCAATCAGACTACGCTGGTTTTATGTTGCATCACCAACGCATGAATAAAACTTCGGTTCGTTTTTTAGACTTTCTTCTAGCAAGAATTGCAGAAACACCCTCACTCCGTATTCAAGACATGCGAGACATGCTCCCTAAATAACCTGCCACACTTCTTTACCGCTATATTCTTTGAATTCGCCTTACTTTTAAAGATAAAACCGTAATAAATTATCAATTTTAAACTATACACGATTATAGTGTTCATAATCCTTGAAAAAAAACGCACCGCATCAAGAATGAACATATGATAAATAAGTATTTTTACTTTGCATTCCACGCAGTTTCGGTTACTAAGTGAGTATAAAAATACAAATAAATAGCAAATCAAGCCTTTTTATTTTTTATACTTTTTTAAATTTTTAAGCATGCATTATTTGTGTTTCAATTTATATGCACGCACTCATTTGTTTTTTTAAAGAGCAAAAAATGTCACAGAAAAAAAGAATACCATTCCAAGACCCTGACTCTGAAACAGATATTGTTGCTCAGGTCGTTCTTCCTTTTGATAAATCACTTGAAATCAGTATAAAAAGTATCAAGTCCAGATTCCTTCGAAATATGGTAACGGTAACATCCCTTATACTTGCCGTTTCTTTCTTGGCGTACATACTTATTGGTAGTGATATATCAAATGGTATTTACGGCTCTGGGCAACCAGATCTAATGAAAATGCTTGATAAATCAGGCTACCAAGTTGGCGGCAGCGCTAAAGAGCGTTGGATCGTTATTCTGTCGCTTCTAGTTTGTACTGTCGGAATTATCAATGCACAGCTCATGGCGGTCACGGAAAGATTTCGCGAAATCGGAACCATGAAATGCCTAGGCGCACTCGACAGCTTTGTTTTGCGGTTGTTTGTCCTTGAAGCCTCAATGCAAGGGGTTGTCGGCTCACTACTCGGAGCAATCGCAGGCGGCGTAATAGCTATTCTCCTCGGAATGCTCAGGTTTGGATTTGATGCAATCAGGTATCTCCCTTTATCCGACGTAGGAATGTCCGTGCTTTACTCCATTATAGTAGGTTTCGGGCTAAGTCTTATTGGGGTATTCTACCCTGCTTTAATTGCCGCGAAAATGAGGCCCATTGAAGCTATGCGTGTTGAAGAATAATTCATAACACTGACTCACATATACTTAATATTTTGACTATTTTTTAGAAAACTAAATCAGACAAAGGCGACAATATATGCCCGATGCACATACTATAGTAAGAGTTACCGGAGTTACGAAAAGCTTTAAACTCGGCAGCACTAATGTTCAGGCTTTAAAAGGCGTTGATCTAGAAATATATGCTGGTGAGTACCTCTCGATTATGGGGCCGTCAGGCTCTGGTAAATCCACACTATTCAATATGATCGGCGGGCTGGATAAACCTACTGAAGGGAAAGTTTTCATTGATGAAGTGGATATTGCGCAGCTTGATGCATTCGAACTAGCATGGCTTCGTAACCGCAAAATCGGATACATATTTCAGACCTTCAATCTCATTCAGGTGATGACAGCCCTCGAAAACATTACGCTTCCCATGATTTTCGCAGGGGTTCATAATGATGCGGCTGTGAAAAAAGGAATCGAGCTTCTTGATCTTGTAGGACTACAAAAGAGATACAATCACAAACCGCAGGAACTATCCGGTGGGCAGCAGCAGCGCGTTGCAATTGCAAGATCACTTGCCAACGACCCTGCCATTATTCTTGCCGATGAACCTACTGGTAACCTTGACCTTTCAACAGGTGAAGAGATCATCAAATTGATGAGCGCACTCAGTAAGGAACGCGGAGTTACAATTATTACAGCTACTCATGACTATAAGATGCTGAATGCTTCTGACCGGGTAGTATGGATTGAGGACGGCCTTGTTAAGAAAGTAGAAAATCGAGATCAGCTCAACATTGATGTTGGCTGTATCCGCATGGCCTGATCCCCGGAGGCTCCAGTTAATGTCCATCTTTTTGATAAATAAGACCCGCCCGCAACTATCACCACTAAAAGTGTTGATGACGATTGCGATATTGTGCGTGCTGACATTAATCAGCGCACCGCAAAAAGCTTATAGTTCATCCGAACCATACAAACAGACCATTTCCGAGCTT from Maridesulfovibrio frigidus DSM 17176 encodes the following:
- a CDS encoding ABC transporter permease: MSQKKRIPFQDPDSETDIVAQVVLPFDKSLEISIKSIKSRFLRNMVTVTSLILAVSFLAYILIGSDISNGIYGSGQPDLMKMLDKSGYQVGGSAKERWIVILSLLVCTVGIINAQLMAVTERFREIGTMKCLGALDSFVLRLFVLEASMQGVVGSLLGAIAGGVIAILLGMLRFGFDAIRYLPLSDVGMSVLYSIIVGFGLSLIGVFYPALIAAKMRPIEAMRVEE
- a CDS encoding ABC transporter ATP-binding protein, encoding MPDAHTIVRVTGVTKSFKLGSTNVQALKGVDLEIYAGEYLSIMGPSGSGKSTLFNMIGGLDKPTEGKVFIDEVDIAQLDAFELAWLRNRKIGYIFQTFNLIQVMTALENITLPMIFAGVHNDAAVKKGIELLDLVGLQKRYNHKPQELSGGQQQRVAIARSLANDPAIILADEPTGNLDLSTGEEIIKLMSALSKERGVTIITATHDYKMLNASDRVVWIEDGLVKKVENRDQLNIDVGCIRMA